One Comamonas endophytica DNA window includes the following coding sequences:
- the hmpA gene encoding NO-inducible flavohemoprotein, producing the protein MLTAEQRAIVQSTVPLLEAGGEALITHFYQRLLGEHPEVRPLFNSTHQKTGAQPRALAFSVLMYAKHIDRLENLGNLPAQIINKHVALQVQPEHYPIVGRCLLSSIREVLGAEIATDAVIDAWAAAYQQLADILIGAEAQAYDRNASAEGGWRGARAFRVARKQAESPEITSFYLAPVDGGAVMAHLPGQFIGLRVMVDGQEQRRNYSLSALANGRELRISVKREAQGVVSRHLHDVVQEGDVLEIFPPAGHFTLAEGDKPLVLISGGVGITPTLPMLASALGSARPVVFIHCARTPEVQGFRARLDALALEHPQLQCHYLYDGTDAGTPQRIGVEQLARWLPASRDVEAYFCGPQPFMAAVQQGLRALGVPAAQTHHEFFGPSQALA; encoded by the coding sequence ATGCTGACCGCCGAACAACGCGCCATCGTCCAATCCACCGTTCCGCTGCTGGAAGCCGGCGGCGAGGCGCTGATCACCCATTTCTACCAGCGCCTGCTGGGCGAGCATCCCGAGGTGCGTCCGCTGTTCAACAGCACACACCAGAAGACCGGCGCCCAGCCGCGCGCGCTGGCCTTCAGCGTGCTGATGTACGCCAAGCATATCGACCGGCTCGAGAACCTGGGCAATCTGCCCGCGCAGATCATCAACAAGCACGTGGCCTTGCAGGTGCAACCCGAGCACTATCCGATCGTCGGCCGGTGCCTGCTGTCCTCGATCCGCGAGGTGCTGGGCGCCGAGATCGCCACCGATGCGGTGATCGATGCCTGGGCCGCGGCTTATCAGCAGCTGGCCGATATCCTGATCGGCGCCGAAGCCCAGGCGTACGACCGCAACGCCAGCGCCGAAGGCGGCTGGCGCGGCGCGCGCGCCTTCCGCGTGGCGCGCAAGCAGGCCGAGAGCCCGGAAATCACCTCGTTCTATCTCGCGCCCGTCGATGGCGGCGCCGTGATGGCGCATCTGCCGGGCCAGTTCATCGGCCTGCGCGTGATGGTCGATGGCCAGGAGCAGCGGCGCAACTATTCGCTGTCGGCGCTGGCCAACGGCCGCGAGCTGCGCATCAGCGTCAAGCGCGAAGCGCAGGGCGTGGTCTCGCGCCATCTGCATGACGTGGTGCAGGAAGGCGACGTGCTGGAGATCTTCCCGCCCGCGGGCCATTTCACGCTGGCCGAGGGCGACAAGCCGCTGGTGCTGATCAGCGGCGGCGTGGGCATTACCCCGACCCTGCCGATGCTGGCGTCGGCGCTGGGCAGCGCGCGGCCGGTGGTCTTCATCCACTGCGCGCGCACGCCCGAGGTGCAGGGCTTTCGTGCACGCCTCGATGCACTGGCGCTCGAGCACCCGCAGCTGCAGTGCCACTACCTCTATGACGGGACGGACGCGGGCACGCCGCAGCGCATCGGCGTCGAGCAACTGGCCCGCTGGCTGCCCGCGTCGCGCGACGTCGAGGCCTATTTCTGCGGCCCGCAGCCCTTCATGGCGGCGGTGCAGCAGGGCCTGCGCGCGCTGGGCGTGCCCGCGGCGCAGACGCACCACGAGTTCTTCGGGCCGAGCCAGGCGCTGGCGTAG
- a CDS encoding patatin-like phospholipase family protein produces the protein MPAPPTRQPAAEAGFRRPAAPATRTLNTAQLINQQEELQASLSAEMAAAAAHWETDARQAFAARAATMVNDVVSDCMYPVHSAMIDSPGHTVRREAFEAAAALARRQVERHQQVALSLEPMRDPVPTVQRLDSGRILLLRPAPAIENLVLSGGGAKGMANAPALRALDNLGLLSQLKQVVGSSVGAMTAVLMASGMSAKRFQRLLNGSKMLSMLGTPEDFARLYPQVKFACPGFAGGALVQMLDRQTGETVARHLREHWAQLVREPAWAQCTAQEQQRLGQLCAPDFSQPRSTQMVTFGDLHLLHRMAPQHFKELVVTGWNREERRVGYFSHRTHPDLPVALAGRISASVPVLFADVILQGQHWTDGGVGSLIPAEAVLGRLSGQALAETQARTLLMTFADHGRADKVMHAPPQPHFLPAAWLLAILSGNPQFAKHNGEDLLKVRAAGLMAMPVRHGDLGIGSFHASAQRIDRAKREALKQALAHIELSRHNYRHDLVDDVQAAAALLSPAEQALFLARHANDATPLHAQLRAAIGALQGQPAPAQEAAQRAAALDWARRDPVCQAPAAPMPGTLRA, from the coding sequence TTGCCCGCACCCCCCACGCGCCAGCCCGCCGCCGAGGCCGGATTCCGTCGCCCTGCAGCGCCGGCCACGCGCACCCTGAACACCGCGCAGCTCATCAACCAGCAGGAGGAGCTGCAGGCGTCGCTCTCTGCCGAGATGGCCGCGGCGGCCGCGCATTGGGAAACCGATGCGCGCCAGGCGTTTGCGGCGCGCGCGGCGACGATGGTCAACGATGTGGTCAGCGACTGCATGTATCCCGTGCACAGCGCGATGATCGACAGCCCCGGCCACACCGTACGCCGGGAGGCCTTCGAGGCGGCGGCGGCGCTGGCCCGCAGGCAGGTCGAGCGGCACCAGCAGGTCGCGCTGTCCCTGGAGCCCATGCGCGACCCGGTGCCGACGGTGCAGAGGCTCGATTCGGGCCGTATCCTGCTGCTGCGCCCCGCGCCGGCCATCGAGAACCTGGTGCTCAGCGGGGGCGGCGCCAAGGGCATGGCCAATGCGCCGGCGCTGCGCGCGCTCGACAACCTCGGGCTGCTGTCGCAGCTCAAGCAGGTGGTGGGCAGCTCGGTCGGGGCGATGACCGCGGTCCTGATGGCCAGCGGGATGTCCGCGAAGCGCTTCCAGCGCCTGCTCAACGGCAGCAAGATGCTGTCGATGCTGGGTACCCCCGAGGATTTCGCGCGCCTGTACCCGCAGGTGAAGTTCGCGTGCCCGGGCTTTGCCGGAGGCGCGCTGGTGCAGATGCTGGACCGGCAGACAGGCGAGACGGTGGCGCGTCATCTCCGGGAGCATTGGGCGCAGCTGGTGCGCGAGCCGGCGTGGGCGCAGTGCACGGCGCAGGAACAGCAGCGCCTGGGGCAGCTGTGCGCACCGGATTTCTCGCAGCCGCGCAGCACCCAGATGGTGACCTTTGGCGACCTGCACCTGCTGCACAGGATGGCGCCGCAGCATTTCAAGGAACTGGTCGTGACCGGCTGGAACCGGGAAGAGCGGCGCGTGGGCTATTTCTCGCACCGGACCCATCCCGATCTTCCCGTGGCGCTGGCCGGCCGCATCTCCGCCAGCGTCCCGGTGCTGTTTGCCGACGTGATCCTGCAGGGCCAGCACTGGACCGATGGCGGCGTGGGCAGCCTGATCCCGGCCGAGGCGGTGCTGGGGAGGCTGAGCGGACAGGCGCTGGCCGAGACCCAGGCGCGCACCCTGCTGATGACCTTTGCCGACCATGGCCGCGCGGACAAGGTCATGCACGCTCCGCCCCAGCCGCATTTCCTGCCTGCGGCCTGGCTGCTGGCGATCCTGTCGGGCAATCCGCAGTTCGCAAAGCACAACGGGGAAGACCTGCTCAAGGTGCGGGCCGCCGGGCTGATGGCCATGCCGGTGCGCCACGGCGACCTGGGCATCGGTTCGTTCCATGCCTCGGCGCAGCGCATCGACAGGGCCAAGCGTGAGGCCCTGAAGCAGGCGCTCGCGCATATCGAGCTGAGCCGGCACAACTACCGCCATGACCTCGTGGATGATGTGCAGGCCGCGGCTGCGCTGCTGTCGCCTGCCGAGCAGGCACTGTTCCTGGCGCGGCATGCGAACGATGCCACGCCGCTGCACGCCCAGCTGCGCGCGGCCATCGGGGCGCTGCAGGGCCAGCCCGCGCCCGCGCAGGAAGCGGCCCAACGCGCGGCAGCGCTGGACTGGGCACGGCGCGATCCGGTTTGCCAGGCCCCGGCGGCGCCCATGCCCGGCACCCTGCGCGCCTGA
- a CDS encoding DUF445 domain-containing protein, which translates to MQAQTLALRRAKRQALGLLVAVALVFAATGFMAPSLGVRCLQAVTEAAMVGALADWFAVTALFRRIPLPWVGRHTAIIPRNKDRIGDNLAHFVRDRFLDPASLLALIRRNDPAQWLASWLTAPANSALLGRQVARLALAALEMVQDRQVQRFLMQSLRAVLAQVDLSRAAASVLTTLTQGGRHQQLLDDVLARIATTVQAGHTREFIAASIIEWLKREHPLKERMLPSDWLGGKGAEMIAQALESLFDDIAHNPEHRVREALDAAVARLIERLRTDAGFAAQAEQLRHYLLHDEKLSGYLQTLWGQLRQRLQTDLADEHSHIARKAAAMGRWLGQSLASDPALRQSMNARLERWAAALAPDMAQFLAEHISDTVKRWDARELSQLVELHIGKDLQFIRINGTLVGGAIGLLLFLLAQLPHWWGLT; encoded by the coding sequence ATGCAAGCCCAGACCCTGGCATTGAGACGTGCGAAACGGCAGGCCCTGGGCCTGCTGGTTGCGGTGGCGCTGGTCTTTGCGGCGACGGGCTTCATGGCCCCCAGCCTCGGCGTGCGCTGCCTGCAGGCCGTGACCGAGGCCGCAATGGTCGGCGCGCTGGCCGACTGGTTTGCCGTCACGGCGCTGTTCCGGCGCATTCCGCTGCCCTGGGTCGGGCGCCACACGGCGATCATTCCGCGCAACAAGGACCGCATTGGCGACAACCTGGCGCATTTCGTGCGCGACCGCTTCCTCGACCCGGCCTCGCTGCTGGCGCTGATCCGCAGGAACGATCCCGCGCAGTGGCTGGCGAGCTGGCTCACGGCGCCGGCGAACAGTGCGTTGCTGGGCCGGCAGGTGGCGCGGCTGGCGCTGGCGGCGCTGGAGATGGTGCAGGACCGGCAGGTGCAGCGCTTCCTGATGCAGTCGTTGCGCGCGGTGCTGGCGCAGGTCGACCTGTCGCGCGCCGCGGCCTCGGTGCTGACCACGCTGACGCAGGGCGGGCGCCACCAGCAGCTGCTCGACGATGTGCTGGCGCGCATCGCCACCACGGTGCAGGCCGGGCACACGCGCGAGTTCATCGCCGCCAGCATCATCGAGTGGCTCAAGCGCGAGCACCCGCTCAAGGAAAGGATGCTGCCCAGCGACTGGCTGGGCGGCAAGGGCGCGGAAATGATCGCGCAGGCGCTCGAGAGCCTCTTCGACGACATCGCGCACAACCCCGAGCACCGGGTGCGCGAAGCGCTCGACGCGGCGGTGGCGCGGCTCATCGAACGGCTGCGCACCGACGCCGGCTTCGCGGCCCAGGCCGAGCAGCTGCGCCACTATCTGCTGCATGACGAGAAGCTGTCCGGTTACCTGCAGACGCTGTGGGGGCAGCTGCGCCAGCGCCTGCAGACCGACCTGGCCGACGAGCACTCGCACATCGCGCGCAAGGCTGCGGCCATGGGCCGCTGGCTGGGGCAGTCGCTGGCCAGCGACCCGGCGCTGCGCCAGTCGATGAACGCGCGGCTGGAGCGCTGGGCGGCGGCGCTGGCGCCGGACATGGCGCAGTTCCTGGCCGAGCACATCAGCGATACCGTCAAGCGCTGGGACGCGCGGGAGCTGTCGCAGTTGGTGGAACTGCACATCGGCAAGGACCTGCAGTTCATCCGCATCAACGGTACCTTGGTCGGCGGCGCCATCGGCCTGCTGCTGTTTCTCCTGGCACAGCTGCCGCACTGGTGGGGGCTGACCTGA
- a CDS encoding ligand-gated channel protein, whose translation MHSLRIPYPTLAAAIMATGFSALAAAQETKAMDTVVVTAAGYEQQIKEAPASISVVTREELEKRAYTNLHDALRDVPGVILTPSDNNSNDISLRGMGANYTLILIDGKRSNTRETQTNGSTGTDQSWIPPLEAIERIEVVRGPMSSLYGSDAMGGVINVITRKVAKEWHGSVRTDATLQERSSSGDAYQGNFYLSGPIQDELLGLSIYGNYNKREEDRILQGFNDYENRAINVKLALTPNKDHDVILELGTARQHFISSPGMTLAPTAALSDRKFERDNYSLQHKGRFGWATSDTYLQQEETKNLSRDMTIKNTVFNSSWTMPLGNQHLLTTGVFYNNQDLKDTTTNTLRGSTRDAADRSQYAVFAEDEWRLREDFALTGGLRYDHDSQAGGHVSPRLYGVWTVDPRWTVKGGVSTGFRAPSLRQTLGDWGQSSRGGDIYGNPDLKPETSLTKEIGVLFDSGTGTTAGVTLFDNEFEDKITRIACPTCGPLNSSGRIPTTNVNVDKAITRGLEASLGTLLTRDLRLTSSYTFTKSEQKSGEFAGLPLNQLPRHLLNVGLDWNPTGQINAWTKLSYRGKESDSPGSASSGSFNQKSYALLDLGGSYKFSKTVTLYAGIYNLLDKEVLYDGVNYDSVQDGRRYWLGMNVKF comes from the coding sequence ATGCATTCGCTTCGTATCCCGTATCCCACCCTTGCCGCGGCCATCATGGCCACTGGTTTCAGCGCACTGGCCGCTGCCCAGGAGACCAAGGCCATGGATACGGTGGTGGTGACGGCTGCCGGTTACGAGCAGCAGATCAAGGAAGCGCCCGCATCGATTTCCGTGGTCACGCGCGAGGAGCTGGAAAAGCGCGCCTACACCAACCTGCATGACGCGCTGCGCGACGTGCCCGGCGTGATCCTGACGCCCTCGGACAACAACTCCAACGACATCAGCCTGCGCGGCATGGGTGCCAACTACACGCTGATCCTGATCGACGGCAAGCGCTCGAACACGCGCGAGACCCAGACCAACGGCAGCACCGGCACCGACCAGAGCTGGATTCCCCCGCTGGAAGCCATCGAGCGCATCGAGGTCGTGCGCGGCCCCATGTCGTCGCTGTACGGCTCGGACGCCATGGGCGGCGTGATCAACGTGATCACCCGCAAGGTGGCCAAGGAGTGGCATGGCTCGGTGCGCACCGATGCCACGCTGCAGGAACGCTCGAGCTCGGGCGACGCCTACCAGGGCAACTTCTACCTGTCGGGTCCGATCCAGGACGAGCTGCTGGGCCTGAGCATCTACGGCAACTACAACAAGCGCGAGGAAGACCGCATCCTGCAGGGTTTCAACGACTATGAAAACCGCGCCATCAACGTGAAGCTGGCGCTGACGCCCAACAAGGACCACGACGTGATCCTCGAGCTGGGCACGGCCCGGCAGCATTTCATCTCCTCGCCCGGCATGACGCTGGCGCCCACCGCCGCGCTCAGCGACCGCAAGTTCGAGCGCGACAACTACTCGCTGCAGCACAAGGGCCGATTTGGCTGGGCGACCTCGGACACCTACCTGCAGCAGGAGGAAACGAAGAACCTGTCGCGCGACATGACGATCAAGAACACGGTGTTCAACAGCAGCTGGACCATGCCCCTGGGCAACCAGCACCTGCTCACGACGGGCGTGTTCTACAACAACCAGGACCTCAAGGACACGACCACCAACACGCTGCGCGGCTCGACCCGCGACGCGGCCGACCGCAGCCAGTACGCGGTGTTTGCCGAGGACGAATGGCGCCTGCGCGAGGACTTCGCGCTGACCGGCGGCCTGCGCTACGACCATGACAGCCAGGCCGGCGGCCATGTGAGCCCGCGCCTGTATGGCGTGTGGACCGTGGACCCGCGCTGGACCGTCAAGGGCGGCGTCTCCACGGGCTTCCGCGCGCCATCGCTGCGCCAGACCCTGGGCGACTGGGGCCAGTCCAGCCGCGGCGGCGACATCTACGGCAATCCCGACCTGAAGCCCGAGACCTCGCTGACCAAGGAAATCGGCGTGCTGTTCGACAGCGGCACCGGCACCACCGCCGGCGTGACGCTGTTCGACAACGAGTTCGAGGACAAGATCACGCGCATAGCCTGCCCGACCTGCGGCCCGCTCAATTCCTCCGGCCGGATTCCCACGACCAACGTGAACGTCGACAAGGCCATCACGCGCGGCCTCGAAGCCTCGCTGGGCACGCTGCTGACCCGGGACCTGCGCCTGACCTCGAGCTACACCTTCACCAAGTCCGAGCAAAAGAGCGGCGAGTTCGCCGGCCTGCCGCTGAACCAGCTGCCACGCCACCTGCTGAACGTGGGCCTGGACTGGAACCCCACCGGCCAGATCAACGCCTGGACCAAGCTCTCGTACCGCGGCAAGGAAAGCGACAGCCCGGGATCGGCCTCGTCCGGCAGCTTCAACCAGAAGAGCTATGCGCTGCTGGACCTGGGCGGCTCGTACAAGTTCAGCAAGACCGTCACGCTCTACGCGGGCATCTACAACCTGCTGGACAAGGAAGTGCTGTATGACGGTGTCAACTACGACTCGGTGCAGGACGGCCGCCGCTACTGGCTGGGCATGAACGTGAAGTTCTAA
- a CDS encoding siderophore ABC transporter substrate-binding protein — protein sequence MNFMTSRRSVTIALTAAAWGLSAPAMAAAPAQPAHITVQHAKGTATVPLKPQRVVVYDLAALDAMQALQLPVAGVAKAQYPDYLAAYADAKYQAAGTLFIPDYEALSRIQPDLIVVAGRSAAQYEVLSKIAPTLDLSVNNQRLLDDMERNVTTLSSLWGKQAEGRQLMARVRGEVDSLKAVAAQAEPGLLVLAVNRNMSAQPPGARFGLLHDVLGIKPGIPADPSKPRGVPVKMEDIAKLDPAWIYVIDRNAGTGTQTDKDGKPVVPSKQLFDNAQIRATQAGQKGRVVFLDPKGWYLLGSAGPTAMLRNVGEIKGALQAGR from the coding sequence ATGAACTTCATGACTTCGCGCCGCAGCGTGACCATTGCCCTGACGGCCGCCGCCTGGGGCCTTTCGGCCCCGGCCATGGCTGCCGCACCGGCGCAGCCCGCCCACATCACCGTCCAGCATGCCAAGGGCACGGCCACGGTGCCGCTCAAGCCGCAGCGCGTCGTGGTCTATGACCTGGCGGCGCTCGATGCGATGCAGGCCCTGCAGCTGCCCGTGGCCGGCGTGGCCAAGGCCCAGTATCCCGACTACCTCGCGGCCTATGCCGATGCGAAATACCAGGCTGCGGGCACGCTGTTCATTCCCGACTATGAAGCGCTGAGCCGCATCCAGCCCGATCTGATCGTGGTGGCGGGGCGCTCGGCCGCGCAGTACGAGGTGCTGTCGAAGATCGCGCCCACGCTGGACCTGAGCGTCAACAACCAGCGGCTGCTGGACGACATGGAGCGCAATGTCACCACGCTGTCCAGCCTCTGGGGCAAGCAGGCCGAGGGCCGGCAACTGATGGCCAGGGTGCGCGGCGAGGTCGACAGCCTCAAGGCGGTTGCCGCCCAGGCGGAACCCGGCCTGCTGGTGCTGGCCGTGAACCGCAACATGAGCGCCCAGCCGCCCGGCGCGCGCTTTGGCCTGCTGCACGATGTGCTGGGCATCAAGCCGGGGATTCCCGCCGATCCATCGAAGCCGCGCGGCGTGCCGGTGAAGATGGAGGACATCGCGAAACTCGACCCCGCCTGGATCTACGTGATCGACCGCAATGCCGGCACCGGCACGCAGACCGACAAGGACGGCAAGCCGGTGGTGCCCTCGAAGCAGCTGTTCGACAACGCGCAGATCCGCGCCACCCAGGCGGGGCAGAAGGGGCGCGTGGTGTTCCTCGATCCCAAGGGGTGGTATCTGCTGGGCAGCGCCGGGCCGACAGCGATGCTGCGGAATGTGGGGGAGATCAAGGGGGCGCTGCAGGCGGGGAGGTGA
- a CDS encoding NAD(P)/FAD-dependent oxidoreductase, with product MTHRIVIVGGGAGGLELATRLGQRLGKRRQAEIILVDSHLTHMWKPLLHEVAAGSLNQSENEFNYIAQAKWKHFQFQIGRMCGLDRKAKTIELAPLLNDDGSEAAPARRLAYDTLVMAIGSVTNDFHTPGAAEHCIFLDAPEQAERFHRQLLAKYLAAHAGSNTQAELRIAIVGAGATGVELAAELRNAAQQLAGYGLGNIAPENLHITVLDAGKRVLPALPEHIGRDAHQTLEKLGVQVITEAAVSRVTAEQLETKDGRVIPASLKVWAAGIKAPDFLQGLDGLESNRINQLVVRSTLQTTLDDDIFALGDCAACPMDDGSGRNVPPRAQAAHQQASLLAQSLVKRLQGQPLPHYRYRDYGSLVSLSRFSAVGNLMGNLMGSVKVEGWLARMFYISLYRMHQVALFGFFRTGLLMLSDRIGRRTDPRLKLH from the coding sequence ATGACGCATCGCATCGTGATCGTCGGCGGCGGCGCCGGCGGGCTGGAGCTGGCCACGCGGCTGGGCCAGCGCCTGGGCAAGCGCCGGCAGGCCGAGATCATCCTCGTCGACAGCCACCTCACGCACATGTGGAAACCGCTGCTGCACGAAGTGGCCGCAGGCTCGCTGAACCAGTCGGAAAACGAGTTCAACTACATCGCGCAGGCCAAGTGGAAGCACTTCCAGTTCCAGATCGGCCGCATGTGCGGCCTGGACCGCAAGGCCAAGACCATCGAGCTCGCGCCGTTGCTCAACGACGACGGCAGCGAAGCCGCGCCCGCGCGCCGGCTGGCCTACGACACGCTGGTCATGGCGATCGGCAGCGTGACCAATGACTTCCACACGCCCGGCGCAGCCGAGCACTGCATCTTCCTCGATGCGCCCGAGCAGGCCGAGCGCTTCCACCGCCAGCTGCTGGCCAAATACCTCGCCGCGCACGCCGGCAGCAATACCCAGGCCGAGCTGCGCATCGCCATCGTCGGCGCGGGCGCCACGGGGGTCGAGCTGGCGGCCGAGCTGCGCAACGCCGCGCAGCAGCTGGCCGGCTACGGGCTGGGCAATATCGCGCCCGAGAACCTGCACATCACCGTGCTGGACGCCGGCAAGCGCGTGCTGCCGGCGCTGCCCGAGCACATCGGCCGCGATGCGCACCAGACGCTGGAAAAGCTCGGCGTGCAGGTCATCACCGAAGCGGCCGTGAGCCGCGTGACGGCCGAGCAGCTCGAGACCAAGGACGGGCGCGTCATTCCCGCCAGCCTCAAGGTCTGGGCCGCGGGCATCAAGGCGCCGGACTTCCTGCAGGGCCTCGACGGCCTGGAGAGCAACCGCATCAACCAGCTGGTGGTGCGCAGCACGCTGCAGACCACGCTGGACGACGACATCTTCGCGCTCGGCGACTGCGCCGCCTGCCCCATGGACGACGGCAGCGGCAGGAACGTGCCGCCGCGTGCCCAGGCGGCGCACCAGCAGGCCTCGCTGCTGGCGCAGTCGCTGGTCAAGCGCCTGCAGGGCCAGCCGCTGCCGCACTACCGCTACCGCGACTACGGCTCGCTGGTCTCGCTGTCGCGCTTCTCGGCCGTGGGCAACCTGATGGGCAACCTGATGGGCTCGGTCAAGGTCGAGGGCTGGCTGGCGCGCATGTTCTACATCTCGCTGTACCGCATGCACCAGGTGGCGCTGTTCGGCTTCTTCCGCACCGGCCTGCTGATGCTCAGCGACCGCATCGGCCGGCGCACCGATCCGCGGCTGAAACTGCACTGA
- a CDS encoding FAD-linked oxidase C-terminal domain-containing protein, which yields MNTVSPDAPTTAERARRQAEIVQALGRHVPAHALLWHSEDTTPYECDGLTAYRQRPLVVCLPETYEQVQAVLKACHALRAPVVARGAGTGLSGGAMPHALGVVLSLAKFNRILQVDAFSRTAVVQCGVRNLAISEAAAPHGLYYAPDPSSQIACTIGGNVAENSGGVHCLKYGLTVHNVLEVKGFTMAGEPVTFGSQALDAPGYDLLAAVIGSEGMLAVVTEVTVRLIPKPQLARCIMASFADVRQAGAAVAQVIAAGIIPAGLEMMDKPMTAAVEDFVRAGYDLTAEAILLCESDGTPEEVAEEIERMSAVLRDAGATAITVSADEAERLRFWSGRKNAFPASGRISPDYMCMDSTIPRKRLADILLAIQDMERKYQLRCANVFHAGDGNLHPLILFDANDPDQLRRCELFGADILETSVAMGGTVTGEHGVGIEKLNSMCTQFSAEENAQMFALKAAFDPEGLLNPGKVIPTLHRCAEYGRMLVRGGQIKHPELPRF from the coding sequence ATGAACACCGTTTCCCCCGACGCGCCCACGACCGCCGAGCGCGCACGCCGCCAAGCCGAGATCGTGCAGGCGCTGGGCAGGCATGTGCCCGCGCATGCGCTGCTGTGGCACAGCGAGGACACCACGCCCTACGAATGCGACGGCCTCACCGCCTACCGCCAGCGCCCCTTGGTCGTCTGCCTGCCAGAGACCTATGAACAGGTGCAGGCCGTGCTCAAGGCCTGCCACGCGCTGCGGGCGCCGGTCGTGGCGCGCGGCGCGGGCACCGGGCTGTCGGGCGGGGCCATGCCGCATGCGCTGGGCGTGGTCCTGTCGCTGGCCAAGTTCAACCGCATCCTCCAGGTCGATGCCTTCAGCCGCACCGCGGTCGTGCAGTGCGGCGTGCGCAACCTGGCGATCAGCGAGGCCGCCGCGCCCCACGGCCTGTATTACGCACCCGATCCCTCCAGCCAGATCGCCTGCACCATTGGCGGCAACGTGGCGGAGAACTCGGGCGGCGTGCACTGCCTCAAGTACGGCCTGACGGTGCACAACGTGCTCGAGGTCAAGGGCTTCACCATGGCCGGCGAGCCCGTCACCTTCGGCAGCCAGGCGCTCGACGCGCCGGGCTACGACCTGCTGGCGGCGGTGATCGGCAGCGAGGGCATGCTGGCCGTGGTCACCGAGGTCACGGTGCGGCTGATTCCCAAACCGCAGCTCGCGCGCTGCATCATGGCCAGCTTCGCCGACGTGCGCCAGGCCGGCGCCGCGGTGGCGCAGGTCATTGCCGCGGGCATCATCCCGGCCGGGCTGGAGATGATGGACAAGCCGATGACCGCGGCGGTGGAGGATTTCGTCAGGGCCGGCTACGACCTCACGGCCGAGGCCATCCTGCTGTGCGAGTCCGACGGCACGCCCGAGGAAGTGGCCGAGGAAATAGAGCGCATGAGCGCGGTGCTGCGCGATGCGGGCGCCACGGCCATCACCGTGAGCGCCGACGAGGCCGAGCGCCTGCGCTTCTGGAGCGGGCGCAAGAACGCCTTTCCCGCCAGCGGCCGCATCAGCCCCGACTACATGTGCATGGACTCGACCATCCCGCGCAAGCGCCTGGCCGACATCCTGCTCGCCATCCAGGACATGGAGCGCAAGTACCAGCTGCGCTGCGCCAACGTGTTCCATGCCGGCGACGGCAACCTGCACCCGCTGATCCTGTTCGACGCCAACGACCCCGACCAGCTGCGCCGCTGCGAGCTGTTCGGCGCCGACATCCTCGAGACCAGCGTGGCGATGGGCGGCACCGTGACCGGCGAGCATGGCGTGGGCATCGAGAAGCTCAACTCGATGTGCACCCAGTTCAGCGCCGAGGAAAACGCGCAGATGTTCGCGCTCAAGGCGGCGTTCGATCCCGAGGGCCTGCTGAACCCGGGCAAGGTGATTCCCACGCTGCACCGCTGCGCCGAATACGGAAGGATGCTGGTGCGTGGCGGGCAGATCAAGCACCCGGAGCTGCCGCGGTTCTGA